The genomic DNA TGGCTTGGAGGAGGGTGTGAATGTCGGCCCATTAATTAATCAAGCCGCACTTGAAAAGGTGCAACACCAAGTAGAGGATGCCGTGAAACAAGGTGGAAAAGTTCTTACAGGTGGAAAAATCTTTACGCTAGAAAAAGAAAGCGGTTACTTCTTTGAGCCGACAGTTATTCATTACGCCAATGATCGTATGCAAATTACGACAGAAGAGACTTTTGGACCGGTCGCCCCGATTTACACATTTCAGACGGAAGAAGAGGTGGTGGAAAGAGCGAACCATGCGGAATATGGGCTCGCGGCCTATTGTTATACGAAAGATTTAGGGCGCGGATTACGGATGATGCGTGCCTTAGAATTCGGCATTGTTGGCATTAATGACCCAGCTCCGGCTGTCGTTCAAGCTCCATTTGGTGGTGTGAAAGAGAGTGGAACTGGTAAAGAAGGTGGAAAGTACGGTCTGGAGGAGTATTTGGAAGAGAAATATGTGTCCATTTATATGAAGTAAACCGTACGTCGATTGCAGTAGACTTATCGCAAGTTGAAGGTTTTTTCAGACTTTACGTATTGGAAGATAAGTCTACTCAATGGGGTACGGTACGTGCAACTAAAAGACATTAATCCAAAAAGAGAGGAAGAGTTGTGAATGCCCCAAGTAAACTTGAAAAATCAAGCACAAGAAATAGTCGTACGCAATATTTTGAAAGAAGATCTGGATGCAGTTGCTGCGTTATCTATGAAGTGTTTTGGGCCCGATATGTCATTGAAACACGAACATTTTGAAAGTCAGTTGGAGTTATTTCCAGAAGGTCAAATTTGTTTGGAATGTAATGGTCAAATTGTAGGGACAGCTTTAAGTTTAATTGTAAATTTCGAAGAGTATGGGGACGAGCATACGTATTATGAAATTTCAGATTTAGGGTTTATTCGCAATCATAACCCGCAGGGGCGCAATTTGTATGGTATTGAGGTCGGTGTTGATGAAGCGTTTAGAGGGATGCAATTAGGGCGTCATCTGTATGACGGTCGACGAAGAATTTGTCAAGAATTCAACTTGGATAGCATTATAATTGGTGGACGTATGCCTAACTTTTATAAATATGCTGAACATATGAGTGCGGATGAATATGTACAAGCAGTAATGGCTGGAAACCTATACGATCCAGTCCTAACTTTCCAATTGAAAAATGGCTTCCAACTTAAAAAAGTCATTGCGAATTATTTACCGAATGATGTGGAGTCGTTGGAGTATGGAGCGCTAATGGAATGGAAAAACACGGACTATAAACCGAGGTTAGTAGAATAGTTTATGTGCATGTATTCTATCAATAGAGTAGATGAGGAGGTGTTTCTTGTAGTTAGCGAAAGCTATCAAGAGCAGCGTTCTCTTGACGGGTTTCGCTAGCTATAGGAGCTCCTTTTGAAATTGGACGGCAAGATGAGAGAGGTATGGACATTTGACGGCTATGATTTTCTTATGATTCTCGCCACAAATGAAAGCGCTTACAACAGTGGCGGTTTACTGCACTAGAGATGAAAGAATTGAACCGATAGATACGGGGGGACATGCATGTCTGATAAAACCACGCTTAAGCGGTCACTTGGTGTATGGGCCATTGTTGCATTAGGGCTAGGTTATATGACACCAACAATTGTCTTTGATACATTTGGAATTGTATCAAAATTAACAAATGGTGTTGTACCAGCGGCTTATCTTGTTGCATTGCTAGTCATGTCGTTGACGGCGATTAGTTATGGAAAAATGGTGCAGGCATTCCCGCAGGCGGGTTCGGCCTATACTTATACACGGGAAACAATGGGACCTCATCTCGGATTCCTTGTAGGATGGGCTTCGTTATTGGATTATTTATTATTACCCATGGTTAACGCTTTAATTATTAGAATTTATATGGAATCACTTTTTCCAGGTATTCCAATTTGGATTTGGGTTTTCGCCTATGTCATTATCATCACAGCCATCAATGTTTACAGCATGGAATCGACATCAGGCTTAAATATGATACTCGTTGTTTTCACAATTTCGCTCATTGCCATATTTCTTATTCTCGCTGCTGTCCAGCTTTATAATGGAATGGGAGAAGGAACATTATTCACTATTAATCCGTTGACCAATGCCAATGTGGAATTGGTGGCTGTTTTAACGGGGGCAACCGTCGTTGCGTTTTCATTTATTGGATTTGATGCGATCACGATGTATACAGAAGAGGCGAGAGATACGTCAACTGTTCCAAGGGCCATTCTACTAACGGTTATGATCGGCGGTGTGATCTTCTTCATCTCATCTTATTTTGCCCAAGCGTTATTCCCAGATTTGTCAGTGTTTAACACATTAGATGATACATTACCTGAAATTGGACTTTTGGTTGGTGGCCAGGTATTTCAATTAATCTTCTTAGCGGGAGCATTTGCGGCTACAATTGCATCCGGACTAGCTTCGCATGCGAGTGTGTCACGCTTACTATTTGTAATGGGAAGAAACGGTGTTCTTCAGAAGAAAACATTCGGATATTTACACCCAAAGTTTAGAACACCGATCTTTACGGTTGTTTTGACGGGAGTCGTATCATTATTTGCAATAGGACCAGATTTAGAGTTAATTGCTTCTGTCATTAACTTTGGGGCATTAATCGCATTCACATTTGTGAACTTAGCGGTGATTATGCACTTCTATATTCGGCAGAAAAGAAGGTCAGGTGGAGACACTTTGAAATACCTCTTCATGCCGACTCTAGGAGCTTTAAGTACGGGGGTTCTCTGGTACCACTTACATGCTGATGCATTTATTAGCGGTATCATTTGGATTGCCGTCGGGATTATTTACATGTTGTTTATTACGAAGTTCTTTAAAAAAGAGCTTGGAAGCATGGATGTTATCGATGATGTTGGAACATTGGATGAAGAACTTTTTAAAACGAAAGGCTTTGAAAGTAGGGATCCTATCGAGGGTGTTGAGTCATTAGGGATTGAGACTTCCAAAACTTAAATAACACTAGGATGACTGTATGGAGGAAGATTATTATGAAAGAAAATCTTCCTCTTTTTAATGAAAAATGCAAGGGGGATTGTTTTGAAAAAGAAAATTCGACAGTATATCGATGAAAACAAAGAGGAATTGTTTAAAACGATTCAAGACGTTGTGCGTATAAAAAGTGTTGTTGGTCATGAACAAGAAATGCAAGCCTTTATGAAGAAGAAATATGAAGAACTTAACTTGAAAATCTATGAATTTGAGCCGAATTATGAAAAAGTATCTTCTCATAGCGCATTCATTGATTCGGGTATTCCGTTTGGGAATCGAAAAAATGTTATTGGCATTTATCGAGGCGCGAAAAAGGGGAAATCACTAACGCTTCATGGGCATGTGGATGTTGTTTCTCCGGAGCCGCTGTCGAATTGGACGATGGATCCTTGGTGCGGGGATATCATTGGAAATAAGTTATATGGTAGGGGTGCTGCAGATATGAAGGCAGGACTTATCTCCAATTGGTTCGCACTAAAAACATTAATCGATTTAGGGTATCCAATCGCTGGAGATGTGCAGTTACATGCTGTTATTGAAGAAGAAGCTGGTGGCGGTGGAGGAGCTTTAGCTTGTTTGGAAGAGGGGTTTATTACGGATGGCTATATCTCAACAGAGCCGCATAATTTAAATGTAACCATTTCGCACGCTGGAATACTGTATTTTCGTGTCTGTGTAAAAGGAAGAATTGCCCACGCAGGTTTAGCGCATGAAGGCGTGAATGCGATTTCAAAAATGATGAAAATCGTTGAAGCGCTAGAGAAGTTAAATGAATGGCGTGCGCAAAATATAAAGTTTGAGCTCTATGAAAAAGGATCCGGTCAGGCCGTACACTTAAACGTAGGCGTGTTAAAGGCTGGTGATTGGGTTTCAACTGTTCCAGGAGAAGCAATGCTTGAGGGAAGAATCGGGTTTATTCCAGGGGAAACACGCGAAGACATTAAACAACTCATGCAGGATACGATTATGCAGTCGGTTGAAGGCGATAAATGGATGATGGAAAATCCACCATTGCTTGAATGGTTTGGTTGGTCAACAGATCCGTGGTACCAAGATCCTGAAGATCCTTTTGTCCAATTGTTTCTCGAAAATGCGGAGGAGACGATGGGATATGAAGTCAATACAATTGGGAGAGCGTCAGGAAATGATGCGAGATTCACACAATACTATGATAAAAAGGGGCTCTGTTTTGGGCCGGTCGGTGAAAATATGCATGGACCCGATGAATGTGTTCACTTGGATAGCGTCGTAGAAGTTACAAATGTATTGGCGAATTATATTATTAAGTGGAGTGAAAGTAAGTGTAAGTAAGTGTAAGTGATTCATTTATTCAAAAATAAAGGTTGTTATAAATTAAAAATGAATCATGAAAACAGATTATTGAATGAACGTATTCAGTGATCTGTTTTTTTATGTTTGGACTTTTGACATTGGAAGCGACATTGACTAGTATAACTACGTATAGTAAATTGCATGATTTGGCCTCATAATCTAGTCAAATGGAATATATGGGCTGGACAATTATATTGTTCTGGAGGAGATTATATGACAAAGAAACTGATTCTATTTGATATTGATGGTACGCTCCTTGATCATGAGAAGAAATTACCAGTGTCCGCAAAAGAAGCTGTAAAGTCGCTAAAAGAAGCAGGGCATGAAGTAGCGATTGCAACGGGACGGGCTCCTTATTTCTTTCAAGATTTGCGGGAAGAGTTAGCCATTGATTCTTTCGTTTGCTTCAATGGTCAATATGTTGAAGTTGACAATGAAGTCATTTATAAAAATCCGCTCGATCGTACTTTTTTGGTGGAATTGATGGACTACGCCTCTTTGCAAAAGCATCCGCTTGTTTTTATGGGGGCGGAGTTGATGAAAACAACAATTGATTATCATACAGGGATAGAAGATGCTTTGGCTTCGTTGAAAGCAGGTGCTACTCATCCTGAATTGAATGCGAATTACTTTAATGAAGCCGATATCTATCAAACATTAGTATTTTGTGAAGAACATGAGGAAGCGCATTATCGGACAAATATGCGTAACTTGAATTTTATTCGTTGGCATGACTATTCGTTGGATGTCCTTCCACTTGGCGGTTCGAAAGCACAGGGAATTGAAAAGTTGATGGCGAAGAAAGGTTTCACAAAAGATCAAGTCTATGCTTTTGGCGATAATCTGAATGATATTGAAATGTTACAATATGTCGGTCATGGCGTAGCAATGGGAAATGCGCCTGAAGTAGTGAAAAAAGTGGCTAAGTATGTGACGAGGGATGTAGACAATGATGGCATTGTCCATGGCTTGAAAATGGTTGGTTTGTTGTAAATGCTAGAAGACTTTGAATAACTGAGCTGGGACTGGCGCATAGTCAGCCCTTTTCAATATGGATAGACATGAAATGGATTTGTGAAATAAAGATATATCTATAGCTAAGTGGCATGTGAGAATGCTAAAATGAAATGCGTTGCGAAGGGGGAATTCGGATGGGGAAAACAGTTTGGCACTTCATTAACTCAGGGAAATGTAGTGCTTCATTCAATATGGCATTAGATGAGGCGTTGTTAGAGTGGCATAGTAAAGGGGAAATTGGTCCGGTGTTGAGGTTTTATGAATGGGAGCCGGCAACATTATCGATCGGTTATTTCCAAAGTGTCGATAAAGAGATTGATATGGCTGCAGTCAGAAAGCATGGGCTTGGTTTTGTGCGGCGACCGACCGGAGGCAGAGGGGTTCTCCACGAGCATGAGCTTACATATAGCGTGATTGTGTCAGAACAGTATCCAGATATGCCTGATACTGTAACGGAAGCTTACCGTGTTATTTCGGGAGGCGTACTTGAAGGGTTCCGTAATTTAGGGCTTGATGCACAATTTTCGGTTCCGGAAACCGTCGAACAAAACGATACCTTGAAAAAACCAAAAAGTGCGGTTTGCTTTGATGCGCCAAGTTGGTATGAACTTGTTGTTGAGGGTAAGAAAGTAGCGGGGAGTGCACAGACGAGGCAAAAAGGTGTCATTTTGCAGCATGGTGCGATACTTTTAAAGCTGGATGAAGCCAAGCTTGTTTCTTTATTCAAATTCAATTCAGAAGAGCAGCGTGAGCGGATGCGGGTTAGCTTACCTGAAAAAGCGGTCGCCATTGATCGACTAGCTAAACGAGATATATCGATTGAAGAATGTGTTGGGGCTTTTGCCAAAGGATTTGAACAAGCGTTGGATATCGAGCTACAGCCATTGGAATTAACAGAAGGACAGTTGGCATTTGTTAGAGAGATTGAACGACAGAAATACGCGAATGATGATTGGACTTTTAAGAAATAAATACCATGCTTGTGTGATTGAATGTCGAAAAGCGTATATGTAAATAGTAAGGGGAAATATTTTTGTTGTATGTGTGAGCTAGAATTGATGAAAATGTCTATATGTTGTATATTTAAAAGAGAAATGACCACAAGGTATTGTGGTTTGTAAGGAAAATAAAAAGGAGGATGCCTGAATGACCACCGTTTCAAAGCATCAAGAACCAATGTTGGATAAAGCACAACTGAATAAGGATATTGCGAAATTCCCACAAGTGCATCCAATTACAGAAGATATGAAAATAGAGCATAGTGGCGTATCTAGACTCGTCATGATTGATAGGTATTCGTTTAAGGATACAGAAAAGAAGACATTGCAAATCGGGGATTTCGTCGTACTGACAGTAAAGGAAGATCCAAAATTTCCAGCGCGAGGGCTTGGCTTCATAACGGCATTGGATGAAGAGAATGGCAAAGCAGACATTTGGATTGAAGCAGATTATCGCTCCGCAATTGATAGCCCAGAAGAACAGGAGACAGGCGTTGTTACACGGTCACTAGATGTGATTGAAAAGCCACTTGAAGTATTTTACGAGCAAATTGCTAAACGTAATGCGACGGGGCTTGCGTCAGTTGAACTAACCGAAGAAAAGCGGAAAGAATCCTTTGATCGTTTCTACGACCAATTGTCACAGTTGAATTTCATCCCGGCAGGACGTGTACTGTATGGAGCGGGTTCGGACACAGAAGTCACGTTTTTCAACTGTTATGTGATGCCGTTTGTGGCGGATTCTCGCGAGGGCATTTCTGATCACCGCAAACAAGTGATGGAGATCATGAGCCGTGGTGGCGGTGTGGGAACGAATGGTTCTACACTACGTCCACGTAACACATTAGCACGTGGTGTTAATGGTAAATCGTCAGGGTCTGTCTCATGGCTAGACGATATTGCGAAATTAACGCATCTTGTGGAACAAGGTGGATCCAGACGTGGTAGAGCTATTTCGTGTGCCTCGTCTTTAAATAAACCTCGTGAATTGCTGGAAACTCTTTGATGACTTATCGGCTACAACGTAACTGGAAACAGTAAGCGTGAATGCTTGAGAACGATAGGTGGATAAAGACAATCAGCAGCCAAGCTCCTGTGAAATGGAGAAGGTTCAACGACCATCGAAAGCACGCTGAATAGGCGGAAGCAAGTAGAGTAGGGATTAAGCAATCCCGAAGTGCGAGGGTACTCTAAACGGGTATAAGATATGGTCTGATCTTCTAAGGTGACTTAGAGAGCTGGTGTAGCGAATCAGCGCAACAAATCGGCACAGATGATTATGTTAGCGGATTGGCACCCTGACATTTACGAATTTATCATCTCAAAAATGCAGAATCCGCGGATTTTACGTTTCCTTCTGGAACATACGGAAGATGAGTTGATCAAGAAGCTTGCAAGTGAAAAACTGAAATTTAAACCACTTACTACACAAGAAGAAGCGATGTACCAAGGCATTCTGAACTACCGGGCAATTCCAGGTATGGGCGGTTTCAACGAAGCCATCATGCGAGATGCAGAAGCAAAATTACGCGATGGTGGGACGTATTCCATTCATAATTCGGAATTCCTTACGGGTGCAAACATCTCTGTCACATTGACAGATGATTTTATGAAGGCTGTTGAACAGGATACGAATTACGAACTTCGTTTCCCAGCAGTTGAAAAATATTCACCTGCAGAAATGACGACATATAATGAAGAATGGCATAAAGTTGGAGATGTACGCGAATGGGAACGTCAGGGGCATGAAGTACGAGTATATCGGACGATTAAAGCACGTGCACTGTGGGATCTTATCAACATTTGCGCAACGTATTCCGCAGAACCGGGCATTTTCTTCATCGATAATGCCAACAACGAAACAAACGCTAAAGCATACGGCCAGCAAGTCGTAGCAACAAACCCGTGTGGTGAACTTCGCCTCACGTTAAAAATTGCGGGATGAAGCGGGGAAGCTGAGATGCCAATCCGAACCGAAGGCTGAAGATAAAGCTTTAGTCAGGGGCAACGCATACCTGGTGATCCTGTTTTCATTAGTTAGAAAACAGACTATAATCCAGGCACGAGACCGCAACACTGTATATCGCAGTGAAAATGTATGCTGAACTTACAGGAAAACGAACTGTAAGAACTGAAGGATAAAAAGCCTTCAGGATAACATAATTGGAACAACCATTAGCACCTTATTCGGTTTGTAACCTTGCTGCCGTAAACCTTGCTGAAGTGGCAGATAAAGAAATAAAAACGGTAAACTTTGAAAAATTGCGGGAAATTGTCCGTGTCGGTGTTCGAATGCAGGATAACGTGATCGACGGGACACCATATTTCCTTGAAGAAAATAAAGTACAAGCGCTAGGTGAACGCCGTGTGGGCCTAGGTGTTATGGGGCTTGCTGATTTACTTATTTATTGTGAAAAAGAATACGGCTCAGTAGCAGGTAATGAACTTGTCGACAGCGTATTTGAAACAATTGCGACAACGGCATACCGTGAGTCCATTGAACTTGCCAAAGAAAAAGGAAGCTTCCCGTTCCTTATTGGTAAATCAGATGAAGAAACACAAACCCTTCGTAAAGCATTCATCAATACAGGCTTCATGAAGAAAATGCCGGAAGATATCCGTCAAGCCATTTTGGAACATGGTATCCGTAACTCGCATCTCCTAACTGTTGCGCCAACTGGATCCACTGGAACAATGGTAGGCGTTTCCACTGGATTAGAACCTTATTTCTCCTTTACCTATTACCGCAGTGGACGCCTTGGGAAATTTATCGAGGTGAAGGCGAGTATTGTAGAGGAATATTTACAGCGTAATCCCGAAGCGGATCCGGATAACTTGCCGGAATGGTTCATCTCGTCAATGAGCCTTGCGCCGGAAGCGCATGCGGATGTGCAATGCATCATCCAGCGTTGGATCGATAGCTCGATTTCGAAAACAGTCAATGCACCACGTGGCTATACGGTTGAGCAAGTGGAAAGTGTCTATGAGCGCCTTTATAAAGGTGGCGCGAAAGGCGGTACTGTCTATGTAGATGGTAGTCGTGATTCACAAGTTTTGACGTTGAAAGCAGAAGAAAACAACATGGACACGGAGTATGTTGAAGAGGTTGTTGAACAACGAAAAGTGGTTCTTGTTGATACGATCCAAGATTTGCGTTCAACAAACGTCACGATTGGCTCTGAAGTCGGTGATACTTGTCCTGTTTGTAGACAAGGAACGGTTGAAGAAATGGGCGGTTGTAATACATGTACAAACTGTAACGCACAACTTCAATGTGGGCTATAAAAAGAATTAAAAAAACGGAAGGTGCCTGATTGGGCAACCTTCCGTTTTTTAGATTAAGAAAGTATAAGTTTCTCAACTTAACCTAGTGTCTAGTGTCTAGGCTCCAGCGCTTTTCTTAATTTACAGGAATCGTTTCGGTTCCAGTAGTATTTTTCATATCAACTTCTAGTACTTCTACGCCATGTTCTTCAATCTCCAACAATTTTTCGAAGGATGCGATTGCAACTTCTACTTGTTTATCATCAGGTTCTTTCGTCGTTAGCAATTGAAGCCAGAGTCCCGGATAGCCCAAATATTTCAAGACGGGGATGTTACGCATAGCATTTGTCAATTGCAAGACTTCGAAAGAAATACCAAGAACAACTGGAATGAGGAGAATCCGGTTTACAACCCGCAACCATAATGGGTCGGTTGGTACGAGAAAATAGATGAACATTCCAACGATGACCGTAAATAGGATGAAACTGCTGCCGCATCGAAAATGGAGCCTAGATTGTGCTTGGACATTTTCGACGGTCATGGGCAGATTATTTTCATAGGCATTGATGACCTTATGTTCCGCCCCGTGATATTGAAACACGCGTTTAATAAGCGGTGTCATCGACACGAGGGAAATATAGCTCAATAACAAAATGAGTTTGAACAGACTTTCAAGTAAAATCTGTGCTGTTTTTCCTGGCGCAATGAATTGCAACATTTCTGCAAGGAACACCGGAACAAGCGTGAACACAAATTTTCCAAATAAAAACGAAAGGATACCGACTGCTGCCACACCAAGAACCATCGCCAACTTGGACGTTTCTTCGGGTTCTTGTTCCTCCTCTTCACCTGGCATCACGTCATAACGCTCACTAGAGAATGTCAAATGACGCGAACCAATGCCTGCCGATTCGATTAATGCAACGATGCCTCGAACGAATGGAATTTTCTTTAATCTCATTTGCATATTATTTTTTTCTTTTGGCAGATGAAAATAATCGATGGACTCATCTTTCCGTCGAATGGCTGTCACCGTATGATTTTTCCCGCCGAACATAACCCCTTCGACAAGCGCTTGGCCTCCATAAGTAGGCGATTGTTGTCCTTTTTCCATACATTTACCCACACTTTCTTTTGTATCAGCTACAACTTATTTTCTATTGTACTAAAAAACTGCGAATGACTCCAGAAATGATGTTTAAAAAGTTCAGAACCTCCCGACACTTTGTGTAGGAGGGATAACATGATTAATAAAACACTTGGCTGGACAGCTGTTTTTAGCGCTTTTTTCACCGTGTGTAGTCTTTGGTTTTTACAGTTATTTCATTTTATTCGTTGGTCGCCGATTGGATGGGCTAAAAAATGGCATCTCTTACCCACTGCCCATGTCACAATCAAATGGGCTTTGCTGTTCGTTGTACTCGTTGTCCTTTTCGGGTTGCTCTATTTGGCAGTTTCGTTTACCACATCGATTCCACCATCAATAACAGCACTTATTCTTGGCATCATTGCTGTCTTTGCAGTCGAATGGACCATTGATTCGCCGAAAACACCATGGGACGCCATTAAATCTGTTTCCATCCCATTCCTAGCACTTATGGCCATTGTTCTTCGCTTTATTACAGGAACGGCGGTTTTTATGAAGAAACTTTCAGAGGAAAGTACAAAATGAGTTGCCACCAAAGAACGATATGATAAAATGAGTAAGATAAAGGTGAGAGGAATGGTGCGGCGGTGAAGTTACTTATTATGAACGGACCTAATCTGAATCGACTGGGAAAAAGGGAACCGGGTATTTACGGTGCAGAAACGCTAGAAGATGTTGAAGGGAAACTGCATAAGCTTGCGTTACAGCATGGGGTTGAGCTATCGTTTTTTCAATCGAATTGGGAAGGCGCTTTGATCGATAAAATCCATGAGGCCGAAGATTGTGGGCTCGACGGAATTATCTTCAATCCTGGTGCGTTTACGCATTACAGTATAGCGCTGCGAGATGCGGTCGCCTCAATCACCGTGCCTGTGATCGAAATCCATATTTCGAATGTACATAGTCGGGAACCGTTCAGACAAACATCTGTTATTGCGCCAGTTTGCATGGGCCAAATCTCAGGATTTGGTACGGATGGGTATGAACTAGCCTTCCAAGCTTTCCTACTCAAACGAAAAGAGGTTTAAGACTGTGAAACTGACGAAACTGCGTGAACTGCTAAAAGAACATGACATCGATGCACTACTCGTTACAAATCCGTACAACCGCCGTTATATGACGGGATTCACGGGAACAGCGGGGCTTGCGCTTATTTCGCAAGATGATGCTGTATTCATCACAGATTTTCGTTACACGGAGCAGGCCGGCAAAGAAATCGCTGATTTTCGTATCGTGCAACATACGGCTACGATTATTGAAGAAGTGGCAGCACAAGCGGAAAATATGAATCTACGTACAATTGGTTTCGAAAAAGACGATATGACATTTGGTCTTTATGAGCTGTACAATGCAACAGTTCAATCAGAGTTGAAACCTGTTTCGGGCCTTGTCGAAAAGTTGCGGATGGTCAAAACGGCAGATGAATTGGCGGTTTTGAAACAAGCAGCTAAAATTGCAGATGATGCGTTTACGCATATTTGCACGTTCATAAAACCAGGTGTGACAGAACTGGAAGTAGCGAA from Sporosarcina sp. FSL K6-1522 includes the following:
- a CDS encoding GNAT family N-acetyltransferase produces the protein MPQVNLKNQAQEIVVRNILKEDLDAVAALSMKCFGPDMSLKHEHFESQLELFPEGQICLECNGQIVGTALSLIVNFEEYGDEHTYYEISDLGFIRNHNPQGRNLYGIEVGVDEAFRGMQLGRHLYDGRRRICQEFNLDSIIIGGRMPNFYKYAEHMSADEYVQAVMAGNLYDPVLTFQLKNGFQLKKVIANYLPNDVESLEYGALMEWKNTDYKPRLVE
- a CDS encoding APC family permease codes for the protein MSDKTTLKRSLGVWAIVALGLGYMTPTIVFDTFGIVSKLTNGVVPAAYLVALLVMSLTAISYGKMVQAFPQAGSAYTYTRETMGPHLGFLVGWASLLDYLLLPMVNALIIRIYMESLFPGIPIWIWVFAYVIIITAINVYSMESTSGLNMILVVFTISLIAIFLILAAVQLYNGMGEGTLFTINPLTNANVELVAVLTGATVVAFSFIGFDAITMYTEEARDTSTVPRAILLTVMIGGVIFFISSYFAQALFPDLSVFNTLDDTLPEIGLLVGGQVFQLIFLAGAFAATIASGLASHASVSRLLFVMGRNGVLQKKTFGYLHPKFRTPIFTVVLTGVVSLFAIGPDLELIASVINFGALIAFTFVNLAVIMHFYIRQKRRSGGDTLKYLFMPTLGALSTGVLWYHLHADAFISGIIWIAVGIIYMLFITKFFKKELGSMDVIDDVGTLDEELFKTKGFESRDPIEGVESLGIETSKT
- a CDS encoding ArgE/DapE family deacylase is translated as MKKKIRQYIDENKEELFKTIQDVVRIKSVVGHEQEMQAFMKKKYEELNLKIYEFEPNYEKVSSHSAFIDSGIPFGNRKNVIGIYRGAKKGKSLTLHGHVDVVSPEPLSNWTMDPWCGDIIGNKLYGRGAADMKAGLISNWFALKTLIDLGYPIAGDVQLHAVIEEEAGGGGGALACLEEGFITDGYISTEPHNLNVTISHAGILYFRVCVKGRIAHAGLAHEGVNAISKMMKIVEALEKLNEWRAQNIKFELYEKGSGQAVHLNVGVLKAGDWVSTVPGEAMLEGRIGFIPGETREDIKQLMQDTIMQSVEGDKWMMENPPLLEWFGWSTDPWYQDPEDPFVQLFLENAEETMGYEVNTIGRASGNDARFTQYYDKKGLCFGPVGENMHGPDECVHLDSVVEVTNVLANYIIKWSESKCK
- a CDS encoding Cof-type HAD-IIB family hydrolase encodes the protein MTKKLILFDIDGTLLDHEKKLPVSAKEAVKSLKEAGHEVAIATGRAPYFFQDLREELAIDSFVCFNGQYVEVDNEVIYKNPLDRTFLVELMDYASLQKHPLVFMGAELMKTTIDYHTGIEDALASLKAGATHPELNANYFNEADIYQTLVFCEEHEEAHYRTNMRNLNFIRWHDYSLDVLPLGGSKAQGIEKLMAKKGFTKDQVYAFGDNLNDIEMLQYVGHGVAMGNAPEVVKKVAKYVTRDVDNDGIVHGLKMVGLL
- a CDS encoding biotin/lipoate A/B protein ligase family protein — protein: MGKTVWHFINSGKCSASFNMALDEALLEWHSKGEIGPVLRFYEWEPATLSIGYFQSVDKEIDMAAVRKHGLGFVRRPTGGRGVLHEHELTYSVIVSEQYPDMPDTVTEAYRVISGGVLEGFRNLGLDAQFSVPETVEQNDTLKKPKSAVCFDAPSWYELVVEGKKVAGSAQTRQKGVILQHGAILLKLDEAKLVSLFKFNSEEQRERMRVSLPEKAVAIDRLAKRDISIEECVGAFAKGFEQALDIELQPLELTEGQLAFVREIERQKYANDDWTFKK
- a CDS encoding DUF1385 domain-containing protein is translated as MEKGQQSPTYGGQALVEGVMFGGKNHTVTAIRRKDESIDYFHLPKEKNNMQMRLKKIPFVRGIVALIESAGIGSRHLTFSSERYDVMPGEEEEQEPEETSKLAMVLGVAAVGILSFLFGKFVFTLVPVFLAEMLQFIAPGKTAQILLESLFKLILLLSYISLVSMTPLIKRVFQYHGAEHKVINAYENNLPMTVENVQAQSRLHFRCGSSFILFTVIVGMFIYFLVPTDPLWLRVVNRILLIPVVLGISFEVLQLTNAMRNIPVLKYLGYPGLWLQLLTTKEPDDKQVEVAIASFEKLLEIEEHGVEVLEVDMKNTTGTETIPVN
- the aroQ gene encoding type II 3-dehydroquinate dehydratase; translation: MKLLIMNGPNLNRLGKREPGIYGAETLEDVEGKLHKLALQHGVELSFFQSNWEGALIDKIHEAEDCGLDGIIFNPGAFTHYSIALRDAVASITVPVIEIHISNVHSREPFRQTSVIAPVCMGQISGFGTDGYELAFQAFLLKRKEV